A genome region from Rhodanobacter thiooxydans includes the following:
- the hslV gene encoding ATP-dependent protease subunit HslV: MESFHATTIVCVRRGGRVVIGSDGQVTLGNTVMKGNARKVRRLGKAGEVVAGFAGATADAFTLFELFEQKLERHNNNLTRAAVEMAKEWRTDRRFGRLEAMLAVADRETSLLISGNGDVVEPEHGLIAIGSGGPFAQSAAMALLENTELDARTIVEKALKIAGDICIYTNHNVSIEEL, translated from the coding sequence ATGGAATCCTTCCACGCCACCACCATCGTCTGCGTGCGCCGCGGTGGCCGCGTCGTGATCGGCAGCGACGGCCAGGTCACGCTGGGCAACACGGTGATGAAGGGCAACGCGCGCAAGGTGCGCCGGCTGGGCAAGGCGGGCGAGGTGGTGGCCGGGTTTGCCGGCGCCACTGCCGACGCCTTCACCCTGTTCGAGCTGTTCGAGCAGAAGCTCGAGAGGCACAACAACAACCTCACCCGCGCCGCGGTGGAGATGGCCAAGGAATGGCGCACCGACCGCCGCTTCGGCCGGCTCGAGGCGATGCTGGCGGTGGCCGACCGGGAAACCTCGCTGCTCATCTCCGGCAACGGCGACGTGGTGGAACCCGAACACGGCCTGATCGCGATCGGCTCCGGCGGCCCGTTCGCCCAGTCCGCCGCGATGGCCCTGCTGGAAAACACCGAACTGGACGCGCGCACCATCGTCGAGAAGGCATTGAAGATCGCCGGCGACATCTGCATCTACACCAACCACAACGTGTCGATCGAAGAACTGTAA
- a CDS encoding beta-ketoacyl-[acyl-carrier-protein] synthase family protein: MTPLAVTAYTATSAMGSGLAAQLDALAHARSGLRPNDFSSAPLACWIGRVDGVEDVALPAALAAWDCRNNRLAWLGLQQDGLLDRVRAARARYGAARVALLLGTSTASIGATEEAYRRLDADGGMPDDMLRPAIHAPHSLAGFVAAALALEGPCLTVSTACSSSAKVFASAERMLRLGLVDAALVGGVDTLCDSVLFGFNALELVSPEPCRPFDAARNGISIGEAAGFALLERIEAAPDAPRLLGYGESSDAYHMSTPHPDGLGAELTLNDALARAGLDAALVDYINLHGTASQKNDEVEAALVARTFPSSTRASSTKGFTGHTLGAAGILEATVALQAIEHGLIPGNLGGDAPDPGCGAHFAWRNERQQVNVALSNSFGFGGNNACLAFARAGFAA, encoded by the coding sequence ATGACTCCCCTCGCGGTCACCGCCTACACCGCCACCTCCGCCATGGGCAGCGGCCTGGCGGCGCAGCTCGATGCGCTCGCGCACGCCCGCAGCGGCCTGCGTCCGAACGACTTCAGCAGCGCGCCGCTGGCGTGCTGGATCGGCCGCGTCGATGGCGTGGAAGACGTCGCCCTGCCCGCCGCGCTGGCCGCCTGGGATTGCCGCAACAACCGCCTGGCCTGGCTGGGCCTGCAGCAGGACGGCCTGCTCGACCGCGTGCGCGCGGCGCGCGCACGCTACGGCGCGGCCCGCGTGGCGCTGCTGCTGGGCACCTCCACCGCCAGCATTGGCGCCACCGAGGAAGCCTACCGCCGGCTCGATGCCGACGGCGGCATGCCCGACGACATGCTGCGCCCGGCGATCCACGCGCCGCATTCGCTGGCCGGCTTCGTCGCCGCCGCGCTCGCCCTGGAAGGGCCGTGCCTGACCGTCTCCACCGCCTGCTCGTCCAGCGCCAAGGTGTTCGCCAGCGCCGAGCGGATGCTTCGCCTCGGCCTGGTCGACGCGGCACTGGTCGGCGGCGTGGACACCTTGTGCGACAGCGTGCTGTTCGGCTTCAACGCGCTGGAACTGGTCTCGCCTGAGCCGTGCCGCCCGTTCGACGCCGCACGCAACGGCATCTCGATCGGCGAGGCCGCCGGCTTCGCCTTGCTGGAGCGCATCGAGGCGGCGCCGGATGCACCGCGGCTGCTCGGCTACGGCGAATCCAGCGACGCCTACCACATGTCCACGCCGCACCCGGACGGCCTCGGCGCCGAACTGACGCTCAACGACGCGCTGGCGCGCGCCGGCCTCGACGCGGCGCTGGTGGACTACATCAACCTGCACGGTACCGCCAGCCAGAAGAACGACGAGGTGGAAGCGGCGCTGGTGGCGCGCACGTTCCCGAGCAGCACGCGGGCCAGTTCGACCAAGGGTTTCACCGGCCACACGCTGGGCGCCGCCGGCATCCTCGAGGCGACCGTCGCGCTGCAGGCGATCGAGCACGGCCTGATCCCCGGCAACCTCGGCGGCGATGCGCCCGACCCGGGCTGCGGCGCGCATTTCGCCTGGCGCAACGAACGCCAGCAAGTGAACGTGGCGCTGAGCAACTCGTTCGGCTTCGGCGGCAACAACGCCTGCCTCGCGTTCGCCCGCGCCGGGTTCGCCGCATGA
- the mnmE gene encoding tRNA uridine-5-carboxymethylaminomethyl(34) synthesis GTPase MnmE yields MSQPADTIAAIASAPGAAGVGVLRVSGPAVPAIARALLGRAPQPRHAHFAAFHDGVGELIDHGLLLHFPAPASYTGEHVLELQSHGSQVLLDALLRRVCELGARLARPGEFTERAFLNGKLDLAQAEAVADLIAARSQAGARAALRSMEGVFSRKVDALLQSLIALRVHIEAAIDFPEEEIDFLADPAITVQLDNLRAELTELLREAQRGVRLNDGLKVAIVGRPNAGKSSLLNTLAGSERAIVTAIPGTTRDVLRETLSLDGIALELADTAGLRETEDEVEREGVRRAHGELARADAALLVTDAAHAAADLALLDVLPAGAERLVLINKIDLAHAAPHAETRDGIRWLWASAKTGEGLDAVREHLKQLAGASVGEGAFSARRRHVVALESVRAHLAHAAAVLATSRAGELAAEDLRQAQHALGEITGAYSSDDLLGAIFSSFCIGK; encoded by the coding sequence ATGAGCCAGCCTGCCGACACCATCGCCGCTATCGCCAGCGCACCGGGCGCCGCCGGCGTGGGGGTGCTGCGCGTGTCCGGGCCGGCGGTACCGGCGATCGCGCGGGCCCTGCTCGGCCGTGCGCCGCAGCCACGTCACGCGCACTTCGCCGCGTTCCACGACGGCGTGGGTGAGCTGATCGACCATGGCCTGTTGCTGCATTTCCCTGCGCCGGCGTCGTACACCGGGGAACACGTGCTGGAACTGCAGAGCCATGGCAGCCAGGTGCTGCTCGATGCGCTGCTGCGCCGCGTGTGCGAGCTCGGCGCGCGGCTGGCGCGTCCCGGCGAATTCACCGAACGCGCGTTCCTGAACGGCAAGCTCGACCTGGCCCAGGCCGAAGCGGTCGCCGACCTGATCGCGGCCCGCTCGCAGGCCGGCGCGCGCGCCGCGCTGCGGTCGATGGAAGGCGTGTTCTCGCGCAAGGTCGATGCCTTGCTGCAATCGCTGATCGCGTTGCGCGTGCATATCGAGGCGGCGATCGACTTCCCCGAGGAGGAAATCGACTTCCTCGCCGACCCGGCCATCACCGTCCAACTCGACAACCTGCGCGCCGAACTGACCGAGCTGCTGCGCGAAGCGCAACGCGGCGTACGCTTGAACGACGGCCTCAAGGTGGCCATCGTGGGCCGCCCCAACGCCGGCAAGTCCAGCCTGCTGAACACACTGGCCGGCAGCGAGCGCGCCATCGTCACCGCGATTCCCGGCACTACCCGCGACGTGCTGCGCGAAACCTTGAGCCTCGATGGCATCGCGCTGGAACTGGCCGACACTGCCGGCTTGCGCGAGACGGAAGATGAAGTCGAACGCGAAGGCGTGCGCCGCGCGCATGGGGAGCTCGCCCGCGCCGACGCCGCGCTGCTGGTCACCGACGCGGCCCACGCCGCCGCCGACCTCGCCCTGCTCGACGTCCTGCCCGCCGGCGCCGAACGCCTCGTGCTCATCAACAAGATCGACCTCGCCCACGCCGCGCCGCACGCGGAGACCCGCGACGGCATCCGCTGGCTGTGGGCCTCGGCGAAAACCGGCGAAGGCCTGGACGCCGTGCGCGAACATTTGAAGCAACTCGCCGGTGCCAGCGTCGGCGAAGGCGCCTTCAGCGCGCGTCGCCGCCATGTGGTCGCCCTGGAAAGCGTGCGCGCTCATCTCGCCCACGCTGCTGCCGTGCTTGCCACCAGTCGCGCCGGCGAACTCGCCGCCGAGGACCTGCGCCAGGCCCAGCACGCGCTGGGCGAGATCACCGGCGCCTACAGCAGCGACGATCTGCTCGGGGCCATCTTCTCCAGCTTCTGCATCGGCAAGTGA
- the fabG gene encoding 3-oxoacyl-ACP reductase FabG — protein sequence MSEAPPARRALVTGGSGELGGAICHALAAAGWHVVVHGHHSLARAAETAAAIVAAGGSAQAVAFDVTDAEVVRAALDALLSEETIHALVNNAGIHDDAPMAGMSDAQWHRVIDVSLHGFFHVTQPLLLPMARARFGRIVSIGSAAAQLGNRGQTNYAAAKAALVGASKSLSREMASRGITVNVVAPGVIEGRMAEATFPPERIRELVPAQRAGKPGEVAALVAFLCSDAAAYINGQVIGVNGGMG from the coding sequence ATGTCCGAAGCCCCTCCCGCCCGTCGCGCCCTGGTCACCGGCGGCAGTGGCGAGCTCGGCGGCGCGATCTGCCACGCGCTGGCCGCGGCCGGCTGGCACGTGGTCGTGCATGGCCACCACAGCCTGGCGCGCGCGGCGGAAACCGCCGCGGCGATCGTCGCGGCCGGCGGCAGCGCGCAGGCGGTCGCGTTCGACGTCACCGACGCGGAAGTGGTGCGCGCCGCGCTGGATGCGCTGCTGAGCGAGGAGACCATCCACGCGCTGGTCAACAACGCCGGCATCCACGACGACGCGCCGATGGCCGGCATGAGCGACGCGCAGTGGCACCGGGTGATCGACGTCTCGCTGCACGGCTTCTTCCACGTCACCCAGCCGCTGCTGCTGCCGATGGCGCGCGCGCGTTTCGGCCGCATCGTCTCGATCGGCTCGGCGGCGGCGCAGCTGGGCAACCGCGGCCAGACCAACTACGCCGCGGCGAAGGCCGCGCTGGTCGGCGCCAGCAAGTCGCTCTCGCGCGAGATGGCCTCGCGCGGCATCACCGTCAACGTGGTCGCACCCGGCGTGATCGAGGGGCGCATGGCCGAGGCGACGTTTCCGCCCGAGCGCATCCGCGAACTGGTGCCCGCGCAGCGCGCCGGCAAGCCGGGGGAAGTCGCCGCGCTGGTCGCCTTCCTGTGCTCCGACGCCGCCGCCTACATCAACGGCCAGGTGATCGGAGTGAACGGCGGCATGGGCTGA
- a CDS encoding glycosyltransferase family 2 protein: MNTAAARWCVLIPCLNEEAAIRAVVESVLALGAPVIVVDDGSDDRTPEIVAALPVTLLRHATRRGKGEALRQGFREALRQGYDAVLTMDGDGQHLAADIPRIVAAAQRHPQHIVIGARLLDREQQPKGRRRANAVADWGISWACAQPVADTQSGQRWYPQAALALVDLPAENFVFEAAILIAASREQRLGVVSVPIASRYHGAFRPSHLKPVRDVTRITTYTIGRVVHYGHIVASYRRSRGAPLVVDDTAMAPAKPVALDG; this comes from the coding sequence TTGAACACTGCCGCCGCACGCTGGTGTGTGCTGATTCCCTGCCTCAACGAGGAAGCCGCGATCCGCGCGGTGGTCGAATCCGTGCTGGCGCTGGGCGCGCCGGTGATCGTGGTCGACGACGGCTCGGACGACCGCACGCCGGAGATCGTCGCCGCGCTGCCGGTGACCCTGCTGCGCCACGCCACGCGCCGCGGCAAGGGCGAGGCGCTGCGCCAGGGCTTCCGCGAGGCGCTGCGCCAGGGCTATGACGCCGTGCTGACCATGGACGGCGACGGCCAGCACCTGGCCGCCGACATCCCACGCATCGTGGCTGCTGCGCAGCGCCACCCGCAGCACATCGTGATCGGCGCGCGCCTGCTGGACCGCGAACAGCAGCCGAAGGGCCGCCGGCGCGCCAACGCAGTGGCCGACTGGGGCATCTCGTGGGCCTGCGCGCAGCCGGTGGCCGACACCCAGAGCGGGCAGCGCTGGTATCCGCAGGCGGCGCTGGCGCTGGTCGACCTGCCGGCGGAGAACTTCGTGTTCGAGGCGGCGATCCTGATCGCCGCCTCGCGCGAGCAACGGCTCGGCGTTGTCTCGGTGCCGATCGCCTCGCGCTACCACGGCGCGTTCCGCCCCAGCCACCTCAAGCCGGTGCGCGACGTCACCCGCATCACCACCTACACCATCGGCCGGGTGGTCCACTACGGCCACATCGTCGCCAGCTACCGCCGCTCGCGCGGCGCACCGCTGGTGGTCGATGACACCGCCATGGCGCCGGCCAAACCGGTGGCGCTGGACGGTTGA
- the hslU gene encoding ATP-dependent protease ATPase subunit HslU: MSELTPREIVNELDRYIIGQHDAKRAVAVALRSRWRRMQLPAEMRNEVTPKNILMIGPTGVGKTEIARRLATLANAPFVKVEATKFTEVGYVGKDVESIIRDLADVAYKLTREQAAKRVRSQAEDRAEDRILDALLPRRQTPTDWSHDPAPTTDSDTRQKLRKQLREGALDEREIELDFAMNVGVEIMSPPGMEEMGAQLRQMFQNIGGAKTQSRKLAIKLARPLLIDEEAGKLLNDEEVRAQAVEAAEQNGIVFIDEIDKVAQRSDHGHAGVSREGVQRDLLPLVEGSTVSTKYGPLKTDHMLFIASGAFSLAKPSDLIPELQGRLPIRVELSALSVDDFKRILREPHNALTKQYVALLGTEGVTIEFTDSGIDRLAEVAFQVNERTENIGARRLHTVMERLLEKISYEAADKSGEKYLIDAEHVDKSLGGLAKDEDLSRYIL; the protein is encoded by the coding sequence ATGTCTGAATTGACCCCCCGCGAAATCGTCAACGAACTCGACCGCTACATCATCGGCCAGCACGACGCCAAGCGCGCGGTGGCGGTGGCGCTGCGCAGCCGCTGGCGGCGCATGCAGCTGCCGGCGGAGATGCGCAACGAGGTCACCCCGAAGAACATCCTGATGATCGGCCCCACCGGCGTGGGCAAGACCGAGATCGCACGGCGCCTGGCCACGCTGGCCAACGCGCCGTTCGTCAAGGTCGAGGCAACCAAGTTCACCGAGGTGGGCTACGTGGGCAAGGACGTGGAGTCGATCATCCGCGATCTCGCCGACGTGGCCTACAAGCTGACCCGCGAGCAGGCGGCCAAGCGCGTGCGCAGCCAGGCCGAGGACCGCGCCGAGGACCGCATCCTCGACGCGCTGCTGCCGCGCCGGCAGACGCCGACCGACTGGAGCCACGACCCCGCGCCGACGACCGACAGCGACACCCGCCAGAAGCTGCGCAAGCAGCTGCGCGAGGGCGCGCTGGACGAGCGCGAGATCGAGCTGGATTTCGCCATGAACGTGGGCGTGGAGATCATGTCGCCGCCGGGCATGGAGGAGATGGGCGCGCAGCTGCGCCAGATGTTCCAGAACATCGGCGGCGCCAAGACGCAGAGCCGCAAGCTGGCGATCAAGCTGGCGCGGCCGCTCTTGATCGACGAGGAGGCCGGCAAGCTGCTCAACGACGAGGAGGTGCGCGCGCAAGCGGTGGAGGCGGCCGAGCAGAACGGCATCGTGTTCATCGACGAGATCGACAAGGTGGCCCAGCGCTCCGACCACGGCCATGCCGGAGTCAGTCGAGAGGGCGTGCAGCGCGACCTGCTGCCGCTGGTGGAAGGCTCCACCGTATCGACCAAGTACGGTCCGCTGAAGACCGACCACATGCTGTTCATCGCCTCCGGTGCGTTCTCGCTGGCCAAGCCGTCGGACCTGATCCCCGAGCTGCAGGGCCGCCTGCCGATCCGGGTGGAGTTGAGCGCACTGTCGGTGGATGACTTCAAGCGCATCCTGCGCGAGCCGCACAACGCGCTGACCAAGCAGTACGTGGCCCTGCTCGGCACCGAGGGCGTCACCATCGAGTTCACCGACTCGGGCATCGACCGGCTGGCCGAAGTCGCGTTCCAGGTGAACGAGCGCACCGAGAACATCGGCGCCCGCCGCCTGCATACCGTGATGGAGCGTCTGCTGGAGAAGATTTCCTATGAGGCTGCGGACAAATCCGGCGAAAAGTACCTCATCGACGCCGAACATGTGGATAAAAGCCTGGGCGGCCTGGCCAAGGACGAAGACCTCAGTCGCTACATCCTCTGA
- a CDS encoding beta-ketoacyl synthase chain length factor, whose protein sequence is MSALRVWVEGVGLWSPQLADFAALRALLAGATPAPPPPRPAAAMLPPNERRRAPESVLLAVEAAGQALAMSGRDAAALACVFASSHGDQPITDYMCATLAQAPAELSPTRFHNSVHNAAVGYWTIATGCHAPSTAVSAQRASFGAGLLEAASQVLAEQRAVLLVCSDTAGSGPLSEVTECRQSFGCALVLAPQAGPATLARLDLALQPGAVIDMPLPEPLDGWRTGSPSAASLSLLTLLADHGSRGVLPAAATLGLCIDMEHVA, encoded by the coding sequence ATGAGTGCGCTGCGCGTATGGGTGGAAGGCGTCGGCCTGTGGTCGCCGCAGCTGGCCGACTTCGCCGCGCTGCGCGCGCTGCTGGCCGGCGCCACGCCGGCGCCGCCACCGCCGCGTCCGGCTGCCGCCATGCTGCCGCCGAACGAACGCCGCCGCGCGCCGGAGAGCGTGCTGCTGGCGGTCGAGGCGGCCGGCCAGGCGCTGGCGATGAGCGGACGCGATGCCGCCGCGCTGGCCTGCGTGTTCGCCTCCTCGCACGGCGACCAGCCAATCACCGACTACATGTGCGCCACCCTCGCCCAGGCGCCGGCCGAGCTGTCGCCGACCCGCTTCCACAACTCGGTGCACAACGCCGCGGTCGGCTACTGGACCATCGCCACCGGCTGCCACGCGCCGTCCACCGCGGTCAGCGCGCAGCGCGCCAGTTTCGGCGCCGGCCTGCTGGAAGCGGCCAGCCAGGTGCTGGCCGAGCAGCGCGCGGTGCTGCTGGTGTGCAGCGACACCGCCGGCAGCGGCCCGCTCAGTGAAGTCACCGAATGCCGCCAGTCGTTCGGCTGCGCGCTGGTGCTGGCGCCGCAGGCAGGCCCGGCCACGCTGGCCCGGCTCGATCTCGCGCTGCAGCCGGGCGCGGTCATCGACATGCCGTTGCCCGAACCGCTGGACGGCTGGCGCACCGGCAGCCCCTCGGCGGCGAGCCTGTCGCTGCTGACCCTGCTTGCCGACCACGGCAGCCGCGGCGTGCTGCCCGCCGCCGCTACACTGGGATTGTGTATCGACATGGAGCACGTCGCTTGA
- the hemF gene encoding oxygen-dependent coproporphyrinogen oxidase, with translation MSEQANQAEIFLRELQDRICTAIEQADGGARFTEDAWTREAGGGGRTRVLRDGAVFEQAGVNFSRVHGHPLPPSATAHRPELAGGSFIATGVSLVLHPKNPHVPTTHANVRYFEAHKEGVEPVWWFGGGFDLTPFYPVDEDVRHWHAVARELCAPYGADVYPRYKQWCDEYFYLKHRDETRGVGGLFYDDLNEGGFERCFAFTRDVGQGFLDAYLPIVERRKASPYGEREREFQLYRRGRYVEFNLVYDRGTLFGLQSGGRTESILMSLPPRVRFEYAYQPEAGSAEAKLTDYLQPRDWV, from the coding sequence ATGAGCGAGCAAGCCAACCAGGCCGAAATCTTCCTGCGCGAACTGCAGGACCGCATCTGCACTGCGATCGAGCAGGCCGATGGCGGCGCGCGGTTCACCGAGGACGCGTGGACGCGCGAGGCCGGCGGCGGCGGGCGCACCCGCGTGCTGCGCGACGGCGCGGTGTTCGAGCAGGCCGGGGTGAATTTCTCGCGCGTGCACGGCCACCCGCTGCCGCCCAGCGCCACCGCGCACCGGCCCGAGCTGGCCGGCGGCAGCTTCATCGCCACCGGCGTGTCGCTGGTGCTGCACCCGAAGAACCCGCACGTGCCCACCACCCACGCCAACGTGCGCTATTTCGAAGCGCACAAGGAAGGCGTGGAGCCGGTGTGGTGGTTCGGCGGCGGTTTCGATCTCACCCCGTTCTACCCGGTGGACGAGGACGTACGGCACTGGCATGCGGTGGCGCGCGAGCTGTGCGCCCCGTACGGCGCGGATGTCTATCCGCGCTACAAGCAGTGGTGCGACGAATACTTCTACCTCAAGCACCGCGACGAGACGCGCGGTGTGGGCGGGCTGTTCTACGACGACCTCAACGAAGGCGGCTTCGAACGCTGCTTCGCCTTCACCCGCGACGTGGGCCAGGGTTTTCTCGATGCCTATCTGCCGATCGTCGAACGCCGCAAGGCCTCACCGTACGGCGAGCGCGAGCGCGAGTTCCAGCTGTACCGGCGCGGCCGCTACGTGGAGTTCAACCTGGTCTACGACCGCGGCACGCTGTTCGGCCTGCAGTCGGGCGGGCGCACCGAGTCGATCCTGATGAGCCTGCCGCCGCGCGTGCGCTTCGAGTACGCGTACCAGCCGGAAGCCGGCTCCGCCGAGGCGAAGCTTACCGATTACCTGCAGCCGCGCGACTGGGTGTAG
- a CDS encoding YdcF family protein — protein sequence MLARPDCHACSVPPNPSPTRTPWRYLRDRDVQYAALVTALALLLSAGLVWLGYLIHVCRVAARSPLAPPRRMVALVFGRRLERDAPEHDYQQRLRRALALAEQQHTGHLLLLGGCSGSQCSEAAAGQAWLRQHGLADTVRLELEQDSVDSLENLRHARRLLLAEAGDGGLPPVALVTSRYHLARCLLLARRLGFDGSPVAAEPALPRQRRYLGLLLVEASYLMWIDLGLRWAQLIGHRRMRARIS from the coding sequence ATGCTGGCGCGTCCCGACTGCCACGCCTGCTCCGTGCCGCCGAATCCGTCTCCAACCCGCACTCCCTGGCGCTACCTGCGCGACCGTGACGTGCAGTACGCCGCGCTGGTCACCGCGCTGGCGCTGCTGCTCAGCGCGGGCCTGGTCTGGCTGGGCTATCTGATCCACGTCTGCCGGGTCGCCGCGCGCAGCCCGCTGGCGCCGCCGCGGCGCATGGTGGCGCTGGTGTTCGGCCGCCGGCTCGAGCGCGATGCGCCGGAGCACGACTACCAGCAGCGGCTGCGCCGTGCGCTGGCGCTGGCCGAGCAGCAGCACACCGGCCACCTGCTGCTGCTCGGCGGCTGCAGCGGCAGCCAGTGCAGCGAGGCCGCCGCCGGCCAGGCCTGGCTGCGGCAACACGGCCTGGCCGACACGGTGCGGCTGGAGCTGGAGCAGGATTCGGTCGATTCGCTGGAGAACCTGCGCCACGCGCGGCGCCTGCTGCTGGCCGAGGCGGGCGACGGCGGCCTGCCGCCGGTGGCGCTGGTGACCAGCCGTTATCACCTGGCCCGCTGTCTGCTGCTGGCGCGCCGGCTCGGCTTCGACGGCAGCCCGGTCGCCGCCGAACCGGCGTTGCCGCGGCAGCGGCGCTATCTCGGCCTGCTGCTGGTCGAGGCCAGCTACCTGATGTGGATCGATCTGGGCCTGCGCTGGGCGCAGCTGATCGGACACCGGCGGATGCGCGCGCGGATCAGCTGA
- a CDS encoding phosphotransferase gives MLDKTDWAQLIPHAGAMCLLDAVLAWDERTIHASSASHARVDNPLRGAHGLHAVHLAEYGAQAAAVHGALLARARGDETVRPGRLVSLREVQLHEEYVDGLDGALDVHAECLYADDGGAQYAFRVEHRGRLLASGRAVVIHPSR, from the coding sequence ATGCTCGACAAGACTGACTGGGCGCAGCTGATCCCGCACGCCGGCGCGATGTGCCTGCTCGATGCGGTGCTCGCCTGGGACGAGCGCACGATTCACGCGAGCAGCGCCAGCCATGCGCGCGTGGACAACCCGCTGCGCGGCGCGCACGGCCTGCATGCGGTGCACCTGGCCGAATACGGCGCGCAGGCAGCGGCGGTGCACGGCGCGCTGCTGGCGCGTGCGCGCGGTGACGAGACGGTACGTCCCGGCCGGCTGGTCAGCCTGCGCGAGGTGCAGCTGCACGAGGAGTACGTCGACGGCCTCGACGGCGCGCTGGACGTCCATGCCGAATGCCTTTACGCCGACGACGGCGGCGCGCAGTATGCGTTTCGCGTCGAGCATCGTGGCCGGCTGCTGGCCAGCGGGCGCGCCGTGGTGATCCATCCCTCCCGCTGA
- a CDS encoding ribokinase has protein sequence MTRIVVVGSINMDLVTQAPRFVGPGETILGDRFLTVPGGKGANQAVAAARLGAEVALVGALGRDAFGDLLHAGLVAERVGLDHIARLDHSASGTASITVAGGENQIIVVPAANALVTSAQVEAAQSLIGRADAVLVQMEIPLDTVEATLRLGHRLGVPVILNPAPAQKLPTDWLQLPRYVTPNQHELAILLGADPHEDFRDLMRRSPCPVVLTRGGEGAWYRDGGKPVHQHGFSVEVVDSTGAGDTFNAALAVFLHEGLPAAVRKACAAAALSVTRLGAQGGMPSLREMNAFLAQQGD, from the coding sequence ATGACGCGCATCGTCGTCGTGGGCAGCATCAATATGGACCTGGTCACCCAGGCGCCGCGCTTCGTCGGCCCCGGCGAGACCATCCTCGGCGACCGCTTCCTCACCGTGCCCGGCGGCAAGGGCGCCAACCAGGCAGTGGCTGCGGCGCGGCTGGGCGCCGAGGTGGCGCTGGTCGGCGCACTCGGCCGTGACGCGTTCGGCGACCTGCTGCATGCCGGCCTCGTCGCCGAACGTGTCGGCCTGGATCACATCGCGCGCCTCGACCACAGCGCCAGCGGCACCGCCTCGATCACCGTCGCCGGCGGCGAGAACCAGATCATCGTGGTGCCGGCCGCGAACGCCCTCGTCACATCCGCGCAGGTCGAAGCGGCGCAGTCGCTGATCGGGCGCGCCGATGCCGTGCTGGTGCAGATGGAGATCCCGCTGGACACGGTGGAAGCCACCCTGCGCCTGGGCCACCGCCTCGGCGTGCCGGTGATCCTCAACCCCGCTCCTGCGCAGAAACTGCCGACCGACTGGCTGCAACTCCCCCGCTACGTCACCCCGAACCAGCACGAACTGGCCATCCTGCTTGGCGCCGATCCGCACGAGGATTTCCGTGATCTGATGCGGCGCTCGCCCTGCCCCGTGGTACTCACCCGCGGCGGCGAAGGCGCGTGGTACCGCGACGGGGGCAAGCCCGTCCACCAGCACGGCTTCAGCGTCGAGGTGGTCGACAGCACCGGCGCCGGCGACACCTTCAACGCCGCGCTGGCGGTGTTCCTGCACGAAGGCCTGCCCGCCGCGGTGCGTAAGGCCTGCGCCGCCGCCGCGCTGTCGGTCACCCGGCTCGGCGCCCAGGGCGGCATGCCCAGCCTGCGCGAGATGAATGCTTTCCTCGCGCAGCAGGGCGATTGA